The genomic window TTTCTCTACACACTAAATGGGGCTGATTTAGAGGTTATGAGTATTTGCGATAAACAGCAGCTTATCTTAAACAATTATGACAAAGAAAAAGAGGATTATAATCTCAAACTTCGCGCAAAACCTGCCAAAGAAATTGCTATTGTAATCAATGTCGCAAATTCAATGAAAGATTATGTCTTTGCGTTTAAGGAAATTGCGCCCCTTATTGCCAAACATATACTTCAAGAAGAAAACAGAGGTAGCTATGCCAAAATCACGCTTGTGAGCTTTAGTAATTATGATGTTAAGGATTTTGATGATGTGTTTAGCTCTAGCGAATTTGTGGAAAGTGCAAAAAATCTAAAAGTTGTAAATTCGCAAACAAAACTCATCAATTATGCGCTCATTAAAGCGATGAGCCATTTTACAAAAGATAATGGGTTGAAGAAAGAAATTTTTCTCATCACTGATGGCAACCCAAATGATAGAGGAAGTGCGGAAAAAATGCTCTATCTTACGAAGAATCTTAATCGCAATATTGTGAAAAATAGCGGTGGCTCCAAGAAAAATTGGGTTACAATCCACACTTTAGCTTTAAATAAAAACCTTGATTCTTTAAAAGAGCTTACCCTTGCCACAGAAGGAAGTTTTTATGAGCCAAGCAGTGCGTATGAGTTTAAAAAGTTGCTTTTAAGGCTAAGCAATAACGGCAAAGATGTAGATCCTAGAGAAATAAATGTGATTGTTCCAAGCAAAACACATAAAATCTATGACCCTGATGATCCTAACCCTCCTAAGAAATAGTATCTAAAGCACTCTTTACTTCCTCAAAATATGCAAATATTCTAAAGTGCAATCTTGCTTTTGGATTCGTTTAGAATCTGCTTTGAAGCGCTGGTGTTTTTGTGTGGCAAAAGAATATTTGCCATATTTTTCAAAAATAGCTTGAATTTGCTCTAAACTGAGCAATCCCTCATCATTATAGCTTAGAAAAATCCACTCAAAATGCGCATTTTTGATGAGGTTTTCTAGCTCATCTGCGACTTTTGCTTTTCTGCACCAAGCCGACTTTTCATACTCTCTTAAGCCCGTCTTGCCCTTTGGGATAAAGTCATCATATAAGGCAATCGTGTTTAAAAGATGATAATTCGCGCCATACTCTCGTGCATTATAAGGTGGGTCAAGATAAAGAATATCACCCTTTATCTTAGTAATAAGTGTATTTGCGTCCTCATTAAATACCAAATGTTCATTTTCATTGCATTCAAACTCTGCAGGATTTAGAATAAAACCTTTGAGCGCACTTTTCTTAAGGTGCTTTAAAAACGCTCCATACACTGAAGCAGTGTTTGCAACCTTGTCGGCGGATTCTAAAAGGGAGGCAAGGAGAAAGTAATATTCCTTGTCCTCAATTAACTTTTCTTTTTTCCATTGCGCAATCTTAGAGCGCACAGCATCAATTTTTTGTGCATTTTCATCGCTAAAATACTGCCTCCCACTCCCAGAGCCAAGCGCATAATGAGTGTAGATTTTACCCTTTTGTGGTGGCGTTTGAGTTGTGTCATTAAGAATGTGTAGCAGCTCATTAACGCGTGTTAATTTCTGATGATTGCCGATATAATTTTGCGCCAAGACAAAGCTATAATACTCCCTATCATTGCTAATAATTTGCTTGACTTGTGCCTTAAAAAGCCGCCCCACCGCCGCAGTTCCAGCGAATATATCACAAAAGATAGAATCCTTTAAGGGCTTTGCACTAGCTTTTTGCAGTGTAGATTCTATGCTCGTTTGCAAAAAGTGAGAGAGTTTAAATTTGGAGCCAATGTAGTTCATTAAGTCTTAGGCTTGAAGCCATTTAATCTGATTGCAACTACTTCTCCAGTCGAGGGTTTTTTCTCTATGATATATGTTTCATTCAGTTTTGTTTTGGTAGTGCCACCTCTTGAGCCATCTCTAGCCCATGCGTATCCGTTATTAGAGCTTAATGGCTCATATTTTCCAACAAACTCACTTACATATACCCACCTTGAAACACCATTTTTATCAGGTTTGGCAAGTTCTACAAATAAATCTGCTTGTGTTGCGTAACTGCTCATACATTCTCCTTTTTTAAAAATTTATTTCTATCTATGTAATTAGAAAATTAAAAACATTCACTTTATCTTAAAAGCTTTTTTTAAAAACTCTAAAATACTCCTTTGTATGAGTTGCATATCCTTAAAATCATTCAAAAATTATAGCACAACAGATTACGATTAAATGATTTAAAAAACCTTTGTGATTTATCCAAAAATCACAAATTGCAATGACAAGTTAGGATTAGATTTCACTTTGAAAACACAACCTTTTAACCAAAACGATAAAAAATCTAGCAGTGCCAAAGTCAAAGGAACTGATTAAACTACAAATATACCCCAAAATCCACCTTTGATGTGATAGAGCATTGCACGTTTGAAAATTAAGTCTTAGAATCTTATAATGCCTTGAGATTTGTTCAAAGGACACCTATGCCACGCCCTACCAACAAAAGCGATTTGCTTGCCTTAAGTCAGAAAAATTATGAATCTCTGCTTGCGTTGATAGAGCAAATCCCGCTTGAACAACAAAGCACACCCTTTGAATATAACGAGCGAGATAAGGCTTTGCGCGATGTGCTTGTGCATTTGTATGAATGGCAGATACTTTTGCTTCGCTTTGTGCGCACAAACCTTGAGAGGACGAGTGATTTTGTGCCTTTTCTCCCTGCGCCTTATAGTTTCAAAACCTATCCCGCGATGAATAGGGAGATTTGGCAAAAGCACCAAAGCACGCCATTAGAGAACGCAAAGGCAATGTTAGGAAAAAGCCACATAGAATGTATGGAGCTGATAGAGAGCCTCCCGCCACAGGAGCTTTTTATCAAAAAGTATTATAAGTGGTGTGGCAACACAAGTCTTGGGAGCTATTGTGTGAGTGCGACTTCAAGCCATTATGATTGGGCAAGTAAATGTATAAAAAAGCGTGTGAGGAGCTTGAAAAAGGTTTAAGAATGCTTAAACCGCAAATCCTCATCAAGTGTATGAGCGAGAGTATCCATTAAGCGTAGCAAACCACACGATGAGTGGCAACAATGCGTAAGCAAACTGCGTTTTGAATACAGACGCATTTCCCTAATGCTCCCTCTTATAGCCTTCCCCCCAAGATTCTAAAGCTCTTAAGACACACTCCAAACTCTGCCCAAGTGGAGTGAGGCTGTATTCCACTCGTGGAGGCACTTCTGCATACACTTTTCTTTTGAGCAACTTTGCTTCCTCTAATTCGCGCAAGTTTTGAGTTAAAACCTTTTGAGAAATGCTCTGATTTTTTGTCGCACCCACAGACTTTTTAAGCTCACCAAATCGCTTTGTGCCACTTAGCAAATCGCGGATAATGATGATTTTCCATTTATTGCCAATGAGGTTTAAAGTCGTCTCAATCGGACATTCTGAAATATACGCATTCATTTTGCACCTCTTTTCTCTATAATTTATACGCAAGATTCTAAAGTTTTCAAAAATTATAGCACAAATAAATCCCAAATTTATACAATAGTATCAAAATAGATATTATATATTAAAAAAGTGCTTACTTGATTTTATATACTAAGTTCTATAAAATTGCAAAGCTGAAATTTCATATTTCAACATTTAAGATTCAAAGGAGACAAAATGAAAATCGCAGTTTTAGCAGCAAAAGGTAGGGCGGGCAGTGCAATCGTGCAAGAGGCAATCAATGCAGGATTTGAAGTGAGTGCATTTGTGAGGAGCAAAGCGCATTTTGATGAGAGGGTTCATCTTGTTGTGAAAGATATGTTTTCACTTACAAGCACTGATTTGCAAGGATTTGATGTGATTATTGATGCTTTTGGAGAGTGGCAAGATTTGTCTTTACATTTAAAACATATTGAGTATTTAAACTCCATTTTGCAAGGCAATGAGGCAAAGCTCATCGTAGTAGGAGGTGCAGGAAGTCTGTATATGAATACAACGCATACTCTTAGACTAATGGATACGCCAGAGTTTCCTAAGGAATATATGGGAGTGGCAGAAGCAACTGCAGAGGTGCTTGAGTTTGTGCGTAAAAGCAATCTCAATTGGCTCTATATCAGCCCTGCAGCACTTTTTTATGAAGGTAAATCGCAAAATTATGAGTTAATAGGCGAGGAATTTAAAGTCAATACAAAAGGTGAAAGTAGAGTGTCTTATAGCACTTATGCGACTGCACTTATCAAACTGCTTTCTAGTGGAGAAATTAAAATGTGCCAAAGAATAAGCCTCATTGAATTATAGGTTCTAAATGATATAATGGCACAGATTTTATGCAAAAAGATTTTGTGCCTATTCTTCATTACAATATTCTATCCATTGCCTTGCAATTTGTTTTTTTTTTTTTTTTTGATAGAATGCGGGGTTTTCAATCAATAAAAAGGATTTGTAATGTTATATAATGATGATTTGGGCAAATTAATTGTGCGCTTATGCGTAGGTGGGCTTATGCTCTTTCACGGAGTCAATAAAATCACAAATGGCGTAAGCGGTATAGAGGGTTTTATGGAATCTCACGGATTACCCACACTTTTTGCCTATGGCGCGTATATCGGCGAGGTGCTTGCGCCATTGATGATAATTGTAGGCTATCAAGTGCGTATAGCTGCTGCCTTAGAGGCTTTTACAATGCTTGTGGCGATTTATGTTGCAACAGGATTTGAGATTTTTACCCTTGATAATCACGGCGCGTGGGTAATTGAGCTACATTTGCTCTATATGCTCCCTTGTATTGCCTTGATATTTATGGGTGGAGGTAGATATGGCGTGAAGTTTAAGAAATGAAAAATAGAAAACAAAAGGATTCCATAATGCCACCAAAAATCCTGCAAGTGCAAAATTTGACTTCAAAAAGGTTTATAAAGACTGCTACGCGCCCAAACCTACACCCTTAAAGCTTTTTGTGCCAACGCTTTCTTTTATAAGTGTGCAAGGAGCAGGGAATCCAAATGAGCCAAATGGTGCATATCAAGCAGCTTTAAAAACTCTCTTTACCCTCTCCTACACGCTCAAAATGAGCAAAACCACAAAGGCTTTGAAAGACTATGTAGAATATGTCGTGCCTCCGCTAGAAAGCTTGTGGTGGGGTAATGAGAACTTGAGCAATAAGGCAAATTTCAAATGGCAAGCGATGATTGCCCAGCCTGATTTTATCACGCAAGAACTCTTTGAATGGGCGTGTGAAGAGGTGCAGAGCAAAAAGGGCATAGACTGCTCCAAAGCGCGATTATTGCGCTTTGAAGAGGGGCTTTGCGTACAGATACTACATATCGGCTCGTATGATGAGGAGCCACAAAGTCTCGCAAAAATAGAGGAATTTATCGCACACAATGGTTTGAAAAACGACATCAGCAAAGATAATCTCACAAGGGCGCACCACGAAATCTATTTGAGCAATCCACACAAAACTCCCACGCATAAATTTAAAACGATTTTACGCATTCCTGTGCGGGAGGGGTGAGAAAACGCAAACAACACTTAAGCTAAATAAACACTATTTTTTAGCTCAATTTATAAAAATCCCCTTGCGATTTTGTTTTTTTGATAAAATATGGGTTTGGAAATAAGAAGTAAAAGGAGAGGAAATGGCAGATGAAATGAATACTGAAAGTAAAAGCGTATTAAAGTATCTATCTGAAAACAAATTTTTAATTCCTATGTATCAAAGACCTTATACTTGGGAAGAGGAGCAATGCGAACAACTCTGGAATGATATAGTGGGGTTTTTTGATAATGAAGAGAGGCAGCAAGATGATGAATATTTTTTAGGTTCTGTGGTAATGTATAAGCAAGATGGCAAACAAAATATCATTGATGGACAGCAAAGAACAACCACCTTGAGCTTATTGCTGAAAGCTTTATATGATAAGGCTTCTAAAGATAAAAGTGAGGAAATTAAAGAACTGATTACCAATCTTGAATCTTGCCTATGGGATACTGACGATATTAGTGGTAAGGTTGATTATGGCAACCCACATCTTCAAAGTGATGTTGCTGGAGACGAAGATAAAGCAATGTTGGAAAGTATTTTGTGTAATACCTATGAAATACCAGATAGCGAAAATGATATAAAAAACAAAATGAAAAAGTCAAAATCAAACTATGAAAAAAACTACTTATACTTTATTTGTCAATCAAACAACTACGCACAAGAAGCACCAATGAAGTGGCGTAAATTATGCGTAACATTGCTTATATCTTGCATTTTGCTTCCAATAGAATGTAAAGGAGACGATGAAGATAAAAGAATGGAAAATGCGTTAAGAATATTCAATACGCTTAATAATCGGGGTATTCCTTTAAGTGATTCTGATATTTTTAAAGGAATTATTTTCAAAAATAAGAAAACCCAAGAAGAAAGAAGATCTTTTGCAGAAGAATGGAAAGAATTAGAAAATGACAATAAAGGCAATATGGACTTTATCTTTAGAAACTATATGCACATTATTCGCGCAAGAAACAATACAAAAACTAGCGAGATTGGTTTGCGTCCATTTTTTACCAAAGAATACAAAGAATACTTACAAAATAGTATGGGAGAAATTACAGAGTTAAGTAAATTTTGGAATGGCGAATATGATAAAAATTATAGCCTTAAATCGTTGCAGTTTTATGAAGTTTTGCATTGTTTGCCTAACGAATATTGGAAATACTTGGATAGTGCTTATTATATGTATTTCAAGGATAAAAATGATTATTTCAAATCCCATACACACGAGAAGTTTTTATCTAGGCTTATTACACATTGTATAGTTAAGTTTATTGATAAACCTACTATTTCAGTGATTAAGCCCATTATATTTAACGCTTATGTTTCTTTATATGAAAAAGGTGAAATAGATTTTCAAACAAATACTCAACAAATTTTAGAAAATGAACCACACTTTAAAGAGCAATTTTTTAAAGCTTATAAATTGATTCCCTCACTTTTAATGCTTAATTTATATTTAAAATACCCAGAACAAGAGACAGATATCTCTGGTGAGATTGAACATATCTTTCCAAAAACTACAAATTGGAGAAAAAATTATACAGGCTGGGATAAAGAGGAAGCAAAGCCGTTTATTGAATCTATCGGCAATAAAATGTGGCTTGAGAAAAAGCTTAATATTAAAGCAAGTAATGGGTATTTTGATGATAAAAAAGTAGAGTATGAGAAATCAAAATTTTTAGAGGCTCAAGATTTGGCAAAATATCCTAAAAATGATTGGCTTAAGGAGGATATAGAAGCAAGAAATGGAGAAATTTACCAAAGATTAAAAGCATTCTTTGAGAAAAATTTATAGGACACCCAATGCGCTACTTCATCGGTCATAAAATCATATTCAAATAGGACAAGCAGGGGGATTTGCCAACTCGCACACAAATTATCATAGGCAAAGCCGCACCGCTTAAAAGAATGAAGCAAAATGATAAAATCATCTATTATAGCCCAAAGCTAACTCAAGAATCTAAAGAGCCTTATCAAGCATTCACCGCACTAGGCGAAATCGCAGATGAAACTATTTTTGTGCTGCTTCAAGCTCGATTTTTACACTAACATTGTCACTTACCATTGCGTTTGCAGTATCCATACCTATGCCAAAATCCTTGCGATTAACCTTGCCTTCTAAAGTGAGGGCAATCAGGTCTTTGCCTGTTTGTGGGTGCTTGACTGGTCCGCTCAAATTAGTTTCAAAAGTTACTTTTTTTGTTACGCCACGTATAGTTACTTCAGCTTCAAGCTTCTTGCCACTATGCTTAACAAGCTTTAGCGTAGCTTTTGGAAATTTCTTTGAATCAAAGAAGTCTGCCGCATTCAAGTGTTTATCGCGTCCATCACTATTTGTGTTGATAGAAGAGATTTGCACTTCACCTTCAAGAGCCTTGATGTTTTTTCCCTCTACATCGAGTGTGCCACTGAATTTGTTGAAGTTTCCTTTCACATTGCTCACAGACATATGTTTTACGCCAAATTCCACAGATGAATGGCTCGCATCAACTACATATTCTGCTGCCATAAGTGAAGTGCCAAGTAGTGCTACTGCCGCACATAATGCAATTTTTCTCATAACCACTCCTTTAAGATTTTTCTAATGCGTTTTGATTTTAATCTTGCAAAATAAATTGAAAGTAAATAATAAAAGTGCAGTTCAAGGCGTGCTTTTGCCAATGATTTACCACAGGGAACCCATAAGATCATCAAGGCGCAGAATCTCCGCTACACGCGCAAAAAATAGAGGATAGATTCTATATCCTCATCGGGTAAAAAAGCGATAGAAAACTACCTTGTATCGACAGGGGATTAATGTATCAAGGACTCTCTTTTTGTGGAATTTGCCTATGCAAGGCTTATTGCATTTGCGCCCATACACTTAAAAACGTTCCTAGAATGGGTTGAAACAAAGTTTAAATTTCTACATTTTATCAAAAACAGAATCTAAGAATATACCTTATGTGATGATATTGCCTTGCGATAATGCTTGTTGATACTCCTCCTCAATTTCTTTAAAAATAGTTAAATCAGTATGAAATCCGTGAAGCTTTCTTAATCTAAATTCACTTGATTTATCAATAAGCAGATATTCCATTAAGCACTCATCTAAGCTTTCAAATTCATCTAAATCATCAATTTTAATGATATTTTCAGCAATTGGTATTTGCGCTAAGGGGCTATTATAGATACTTAAAATAGGTGTGTGTAATGTGGCATTTTGATAATAATATATGCTACCAATAATAGGCATTCGCACAAAGTCATTGTTCTTTAAAAAATGTAAAAATACAAGATTATTGGCATAAAAACTCTCGCATTTAATGTTGTAAGAATCTTTTAGATATGTAACAACAAAGTCAAGATTCAAAGTAGAGCCAAAAGGTAATTTTTGATTTTTACCCTCTTGAATATGTGCCTTTAAAAGTGCGAACCAATCGATGTTATGACTCATAAAGCTAACGCCAAAAGACCAAAATTTACCCTTAAGTCGTGTGCTGTGCATATCTAAGGAAAATGCACTTAAATGATGGTTTTGTGCATAGTCAATAACATTTTGTAGCATTTGCGCCGCTCGTTTAGGAGAAGCACAAATCATCGTATCATCAGCATCAATATTCCAAAAATGCTTTATATTGTGCATTTTAGAATGATACAATGTGCTTAAATGTGCGTTTGCAGCAGGTATCCAATACGAATCAAGATGCTTGACAATCTTTTTAAAAGGCTTGGTGATACTTTTCATTATACATACATCTGTGGTGTGGAATATAATGTGCCTATAAATGCGTAGGCTTAAGAGTT from Helicobacter typhlonius includes these protein-coding regions:
- a CDS encoding EVE domain-containing protein, encoding MPTRTQIIIGKAAPLKRMKQNDKIIYYSPKLTQESKEPYQAFTALGEIADETIFVLLQARFLH
- a CDS encoding DNA adenine methylase, which encodes MNYIGSKFKLSHFLQTSIESTLQKASAKPLKDSIFCDIFAGTAAVGRLFKAQVKQIISNDREYYSFVLAQNYIGNHQKLTRVNELLHILNDTTQTPPQKGKIYTHYALGSGSGRQYFSDENAQKIDAVRSKIAQWKKEKLIEDKEYYFLLASLLESADKVANTASVYGAFLKHLKKSALKGFILNPAEFECNENEHLVFNEDANTLITKIKGDILYLDPPYNAREYGANYHLLNTIALYDDFIPKGKTGLREYEKSAWCRKAKVADELENLIKNAHFEWIFLSYNDEGLLSLEQIQAIFEKYGKYSFATQKHQRFKADSKRIQKQDCTLEYLHILRK
- the rrpB gene encoding MarR family transcription factor RrpB — protein: MNAYISECPIETTLNLIGNKWKIIIIRDLLSGTKRFGELKKSVGATKNQSISQKVLTQNLRELEEAKLLKRKVYAEVPPRVEYSLTPLGQSLECVLRALESWGEGYKREH
- a CDS encoding DUF262 domain-containing protein — protein: MADEMNTESKSVLKYLSENKFLIPMYQRPYTWEEEQCEQLWNDIVGFFDNEERQQDDEYFLGSVVMYKQDGKQNIIDGQQRTTTLSLLLKALYDKASKDKSEEIKELITNLESCLWDTDDISGKVDYGNPHLQSDVAGDEDKAMLESILCNTYEIPDSENDIKNKMKKSKSNYEKNYLYFICQSNNYAQEAPMKWRKLCVTLLISCILLPIECKGDDEDKRMENALRIFNTLNNRGIPLSDSDIFKGIIFKNKKTQEERRSFAEEWKELENDNKGNMDFIFRNYMHIIRARNNTKTSEIGLRPFFTKEYKEYLQNSMGEITELSKFWNGEYDKNYSLKSLQFYEVLHCLPNEYWKYLDSAYYMYFKDKNDYFKSHTHEKFLSRLITHCIVKFIDKPTISVIKPIIFNAYVSLYEKGEIDFQTNTQQILENEPHFKEQFFKAYKLIPSLLMLNLYLKYPEQETDISGEIEHIFPKTTNWRKNYTGWDKEEAKPFIESIGNKMWLEKKLNIKASNGYFDDKKVEYEKSKFLEAQDLAKYPKNDWLKEDIEARNGEIYQRLKAFFEKNL
- a CDS encoding YceI family protein, whose amino-acid sequence is MRKIALCAAVALLGTSLMAAEYVVDASHSSVEFGVKHMSVSNVKGNFNKFSGTLDVEGKNIKALEGEVQISSINTNSDGRDKHLNAADFFDSKKFPKATLKLVKHSGKKLEAEVTIRGVTKKVTFETNLSGPVKHPQTGKDLIALTLEGKVNRKDFGIGMDTANAMVSDNVSVKIELEAAQK
- a CDS encoding GyrI-like domain-containing protein — encoded protein: MPTLSFISVQGAGNPNEPNGAYQAALKTLFTLSYTLKMSKTTKALKDYVEYVVPPLESLWWGNENLSNKANFKWQAMIAQPDFITQELFEWACEEVQSKKGIDCSKARLLRFEEGLCVQILHIGSYDEEPQSLAKIEEFIAHNGLKNDISKDNLTRAHHEIYLSNPHKTPTHKFKTILRIPVREG
- a CDS encoding ClbS/DfsB family four-helix bundle protein, which gives rise to MPRPTNKSDLLALSQKNYESLLALIEQIPLEQQSTPFEYNERDKALRDVLVHLYEWQILLLRFVRTNLERTSDFVPFLPAPYSFKTYPAMNREIWQKHQSTPLENAKAMLGKSHIECMELIESLPPQELFIKKYYKWCGNTSLGSYCVSATSSHYDWASKCIKKRVRSLKKV
- a CDS encoding DoxX family protein translates to MLYNDDLGKLIVRLCVGGLMLFHGVNKITNGVSGIEGFMESHGLPTLFAYGAYIGEVLAPLMIIVGYQVRIAAALEAFTMLVAIYVATGFEIFTLDNHGAWVIELHLLYMLPCIALIFMGGGRYGVKFKK
- a CDS encoding vWA domain-containing protein, which translates into the protein MRYLMKSLLAKALLCFVFTSSVLGANPSTKIPEVDEKLIDTMLSRLIYGAKCDEMAMISHFDPSVLWVKDKDKIDMQKIPKKIRYIRFAGRILSGGISSGNSTYTSADKEFLYTLNGADLEVMSICDKQQLILNNYDKEKEDYNLKLRAKPAKEIAIVINVANSMKDYVFAFKEIAPLIAKHILQEENRGSYAKITLVSFSNYDVKDFDDVFSSSEFVESAKNLKVVNSQTKLINYALIKAMSHFTKDNGLKKEIFLITDGNPNDRGSAEKMLYLTKNLNRNIVKNSGGSKKNWVTIHTLALNKNLDSLKELTLATEGSFYEPSSAYEFKKLLLRLSNNGKDVDPREINVIVPSKTHKIYDPDDPNPPKK
- a CDS encoding SDR family oxidoreductase; its protein translation is MKIAVLAAKGRAGSAIVQEAINAGFEVSAFVRSKAHFDERVHLVVKDMFSLTSTDLQGFDVIIDAFGEWQDLSLHLKHIEYLNSILQGNEAKLIVVGGAGSLYMNTTHTLRLMDTPEFPKEYMGVAEATAEVLEFVRKSNLNWLYISPAALFYEGKSQNYELIGEEFKVNTKGESRVSYSTYATALIKLLSSGEIKMCQRISLIEL